gatgagatgaaagttgaattaaatattgttagaatattattttttcatattattattgttttgaaatttaaaaattttaaattatttattatattttatatgagaatttgtgaaaattataatgatgaaattagaaaataacAGAAAATAAGCTAAAAGAATGGGCCTAACCTGAAATAAGCTTGGTACAACTACAAATAAAGCCCTACATGTTCTTAAAATAAAACCCACAAGTTCTAAACGCCCACAGGGCCCACAACATAAAATCAGATACGATTAACTCCACCTGCTGTCGACTGCCTCCCTTTGCTGCCGTGGTACTTGCCTGAAGCCTAAGGGATCCCTAACAGAAATCTTGTTCGCGGCGTTTTGTTTCAGCTACTCAATCACATATGAAAGCCATATACTGTGATTTCAAGGAGGCGAAAGTTCAATGAGATTCCATTGACATAACTCATGTAAGATAATCGTCTATGTCGTATCTTGTTTTCCCATTCTTTTCTGTCATGGTTCATTTTTTGTGCTAAATCGACcaaataacatataaaaatacGCGTTTTAGAAGAAGTTTAATTTCTACTATGCTCGACTAAGGTGAATTTTCGGATGCGTGCTTCTCCCTGTCTTGAAACTGTACCTTTGCTTCACGCTTTCACGGATTCTGACCATCTGACTTATGAACGTCTTAGAAATAGTGCTTTGATGCCAGTGCCTTATATCGGAAAAGATGTCATATGGTTAACCATTTGCCAACAACACCATCCCATCCCTCTTTTCATCAGCTTAATGGGCtttcttttagatttatttctagtgttattttttgtttgcgAACTTTTTCATCCTTTTATCACTTTccccttttgttttctttcttccaaaTATGCTGTTCAGCTAATTAATCCCTGCAATTTAGGGAACATGTGGGTCAATCTATTATTCCCGGATTGCCGGATGACTTGGCTTTGAGATGTTTGGCAAAGGTGTCCCATGGATACCATGGAATGCTTGAAACCGTCTCAAGAAGCTGGAGAGATTTAATCCGCAGCCCCCACTATGCCAACTTTAAAGCTAGACAAGGATGTTGTGGGGATTGGCTATTTGTTCTTACTGAAGGGTCGAGCAATGAGTGGGTTGCCTATGATCCTGAGGCTGATAGATGGCATCCTATACCCAAGATTCCAATTGGTCATGTTGACTGCCAACACGTTGGATTTTCTTGTGTTAGTGTCTACAATATGTTTTTTGTGATTGGTGGGTCTTATGAGCCACATAATCCTGCATTTCCCCGTCAAAGGCCTGTCATAACAAATGACGTTGTGCATTTTGATCCGTACAAGAAACAATGGACTCGCATGGCAAGTATGCGAACACCACGATCTCATTTTGCGTGCAGTGTTATTTCTGGTAAGGTTTATGTAGCTGGAGGACGCAACTTATCTTGCACCCGAGGGCTTGCTCTTGCCGAGGTTTATGATCCTATGACGGACAAGTATGttcatatataaattttcatcTAGATTTCACAAAAGTTTATTGTTACGtactattttttgtttgtgttgAGGTATTTTTCTTGCACAGATTATATTTGGTGGGTATTCAATCTAGCACGAACTTGTTCCAACTGTTCCAACTCATTACTTTGTTTTTGCTGGTTTGATAGAAATTCagttctcatttattttcttaaaacatttttttttataagtaagaactttattgaatgaaactaggtgaagcccatgtacaaagaagtatacaaaaaaaacacctaattacattctagaaaccTGAAAAGAAATCAAAAACTCATGAGCATTCCCTCCCTTAAGAACAATAGCCAAAAACCACTGCAGCAAAGAAGACACAAACAATTTCCAGATATCCTCAACAGCTCGCGCCTTGTTGTTGAAGcacctctcattcctttccttccataaacaccacattaaacacaagGGAATCATCCTCCACGCTGCTGCCAATTGAGAGCTACTGTGCtgcctattccaacatgctagTAGATCCACCACTCTCAAATTGTCAaccgtcaaaatcttcccaagtgCGGCTATCCAAATAAAAAAGGCAACTTCAGACGACACAAAAGccctccaaatactcttccacaaAAGAGAGAATTGCTGCTGAACAGACAACActttataataagatttaactGAAAACTTTTTCTCCAGGTGTTTCCACAACATTCGATCCCTCTCATTTCCTCCTATATTCAGAGAAtacaagaaactgaaaaaatcttcaatctcatcaagttcccaatcctgtACATTTCTAGTGAAAATAACATTCCAATGTACAGTCCCATTAGCACGACTCAACACCTCTGAAACAGCAGCCTGCTGATTTCCAACCAAGctgaaaacaaaggaaaatagaaTGAAGAGCTCTCTCACCACACCATTCATCGAACCAAAAATGAATTCTTGCACCCTCCCAACCTCAAACTTAATATGTTTTACGAAACTATCCACCCCCTTCTAATATATTTCCATAAGCATACACCATAAGAtcccctaccctccttagagcaccatccccccccccccccccaccaatCACATCCATACTTTCgatcaataacctctctccacaaCGAATCCCCTTCcatttgatacctccacaaccacttccctAACAGTGCCTTATTAAAATTACTCAAATTTCGCACCCTCAAACCTCCATTCACAATCGGACAGCACACCTTATGCCAActcacaagatgaaatttattctcttctcccatgccaccccacaaaaaTGCTCTAAACAACTTCTCAATCCGGTTTGCCACACCAACCGGTAatggaaataaagaaagataacAAGTGGGAAGAttggaaaacaaaagcaaaaaataagtTGTTCCTAATAAGATAATATGTGAATTGTTCATAATAAGTTCATTTGATTGGCAAAAGcataatatgtgattttatgcCCTATATTAGCCATAACCAAGCATAAGTTGCAGATGGGAGGAACTGCCGCCACTGCCCAATCCACAGATGGACTGCTTAGGCTTATCATATAAAGGCAAATTCTATATTCTGAGTGACCAGGTGGGCCTGACTGACCAAAGAACTTTCGAGGTTTTTAGTCCATCGAATAGAACATGGTGCATAGTGGATGATTTATGGCCTTTCTCGAGGGCAATGCAATTTGCAGTTCAGGTAATAGGGGATGATCGTGTATATACTGTAGTTGATTGGGGCGATAGCTTCATTAGAACAAGGGATACTGAACAAGGAGAGTGGTATGATGTCGGCTCAGTTCCTCCTGTTGTTCTTTCTGACCACTCCCGCCCAATGGAGGCCTTTGGTTATGGGTTTGCTGCATTAAGGgatgaattatatattttaggaGGGAAGGTTCTCAAGTGGGAAGAATCAGGAGGTGGGAGGTATGACATTGTAAAGTTGGGTTTGGTAAGGGTTTGTAATCCTTCTGGCACACCATTAGGATGGAGGGAAACTAGACCCATGTGTGGATCAGCAAGTGGATCTATTGTTGGATGTGCATCCTTGGAAGAAAAttcttcattttcctcaaaggtaatgtaaattttgatgctGAACTAACTTTAGTTATAAGCCTTACCTATGGTTTTGTTGATTGTTGTGCAAAACCCTGGCATAAACTTCAGTTGAGAGCCTTCGAGTCTTCGAGAGTAATCCACCCAATTCATTGGTTTTACCTTCTTGTGAATTGAGCTACTTTATGTTTAAACCTTTTTTTGGGGGTATATTAGGCATTACGTTATGTTTTTGCTTCAAAGATGTATAGCTACCTAGAAACTCTCTTTTGTGGCATGTATCCTGCTTTTTTAAGTCAATAAGAGTGTCTTTTCTTTTAGAAATGTTGgttcttttttcctcttcttgcaTGATCATGAATCACAAGCAACTAATTCTATTTCTCAAAGAGCAACAAATATTCTTTCATGTTAGATTTACAACACTGCTGACATGTATGTCCATTTTTCTCCCTATGTTGATTGCTATCagtatactttttctttttctattttcaccTTGAGTTTCCCAGGTTTCTTTTAtaacatggattttttttttttttttttataaagcaacaTGGACTTGGTTATTGATATTGTCTTTCCAGGAAGaaagttttccttttcttctggtACTTTCCTCTGTTTCTTTTTCCATATACTTTATGATCTGGTAAACGAAGTTTACGTATTTTAACCATTATCAGTTATTAGTGAGGAACACAAAGTATCCGCTGATaagttctctttttttctggTTATTTTTGCTAGAGAAGGCAAATAAAGACTCATTTTCACTATGGCGAATGAAAAATCTGGGCTTTGTAACCATTTATTGTGTCCAATACTTGAGCATAGTTAGCAATACGAGTTGCTTCTCAAGACATTGAACAACGAGTGCAAGAAACAAGGGCAATGGATTGTTTCTGAGGTGATTGAAAGATTTAGCGAGATTGGAATCATTGGATGCATGGTGTATCTTTTGGACTGCATGTATCCAGAATGGTGACTGTTATCAGGCAGAGCATTGGAGCATAGTGATAGTGCGCCCTCTCTTCTCGTgttgttttccttttcacttGGTTATATCACATGGCTTGTGTAGTTTTTAGGATTTGCTGCCTTTTACTCGATTGTTCTTATAATGTAGACAAGGGATTATTGATTTGTGTAATTCAAGGATGTAGTTTGGTGCTCCTTTATGCATTTCTCTTCgaatatattttatgtacttttttttttgggtcttaGGTAAGAAGAAATGGGAATAACTCTTTGCAAATAAGATTGTACTCTTCATTACGCCCCGTGCCTCCTCATCCTGTTGCCTCCTCGTGTCCTTACTATGGTTCAGACTGTGAAGTATTTCCCTTGGTACAGCCTAATTAATTGGATCCTGGCTGTCTGGATGGACTCACATATTCCTGGTGGTTTTATTCATTGTACAAAACTAAGGCCATAATTAGATATTCCACGGGGGTTTATCCAATATCCGAGCTGTGGATTGACAGGGATTTTGTTGATAGTCAGACCGTAAATGAATTTTGTGGGGACAAATTTTGGGGTATTGCAAATGTGAGATGCTACAAAGAAATTAACCCATGCATTTTATGACCTGTAAACAAAAGAATTTTGGATTTGTTCATCACTTCCACCTGAACCTATCGcgtatgagaaatgatagttgcagtcgtaaGAGTGTAAGCGTtgtataatcactttgaaaaaagtgaataaatacgagatctacataaaaaaataataatattttaacagtagatctcactctttttcaaagtgactgcatGGCATTtgtgcactccacgactgtatgtagcattactgaTCGGGTATTATCTGTTTTTAGTGCAAGATTTTGAGTTGTAACAATGGCAGAAAGTAGAGTGATCGTTTTATGCTTTTGTGGTGTGgatttggttaaaaaaataccatctaatctAATTTTGGTGATGTTGATGCTAGCTAGCTAACGCAATTTACAAGGGGAGGAGGGGTT
Above is a genomic segment from Juglans microcarpa x Juglans regia isolate MS1-56 chromosome 1D, Jm3101_v1.0, whole genome shotgun sequence containing:
- the LOC121267266 gene encoding F-box/kelch-repeat protein At1g16250 isoform X1, translated to MEHVGQSIIPGLPDDLALRCLAKVSHGYHGMLETVSRSWRDLIRSPHYANFKARQGCCGDWLFVLTEGSSNEWVAYDPEADRWHPIPKIPIGHVDCQHVGFSCVSVYNMFFVIGGSYEPHNPAFPRQRPVITNDVVHFDPYKKQWTRMASMRTPRSHFACSVISGKVYVAGGRNLSCTRGLALAEVYDPMTDKWEELPPLPNPQMDCLGLSYKGKFYILSDQVGLTDQRTFEVFSPSNRTWCIVDDLWPFSRAMQFAVQVIGDDRVYTVVDWGDSFIRTRDTEQGEWYDVGSVPPVVLSDHSRPMEAFGYGFAALRDELYILGGKVLKWEESGGGRYDIVKLGLVRVCNPSGTPLGWRETRPMCGSASGSIVGCASLEENSSFSSKVMFC
- the LOC121267266 gene encoding F-box/kelch-repeat protein At1g16250 isoform X2; this translates as MLETVSRSWRDLIRSPHYANFKARQGCCGDWLFVLTEGSSNEWVAYDPEADRWHPIPKIPIGHVDCQHVGFSCVSVYNMFFVIGGSYEPHNPAFPRQRPVITNDVVHFDPYKKQWTRMASMRTPRSHFACSVISGKVYVAGGRNLSCTRGLALAEVYDPMTDKWEELPPLPNPQMDCLGLSYKGKFYILSDQVGLTDQRTFEVFSPSNRTWCIVDDLWPFSRAMQFAVQVIGDDRVYTVVDWGDSFIRTRDTEQGEWYDVGSVPPVVLSDHSRPMEAFGYGFAALRDELYILGGKVLKWEESGGGRYDIVKLGLVRVCNPSGTPLGWRETRPMCGSASGSIVGCASLEENSSFSSKVMFC